Genomic window (Vigna unguiculata cultivar IT97K-499-35 chromosome 10, ASM411807v1, whole genome shotgun sequence):
ATTCAAAGATATGGGAGAGAAACAAAGTGGACCTACTACAATCAACTGTGATAATAAATCAGCTATCGCAATGACGAAGAACCCAATACATCACAGTAGAACAAAACACATAGCAATTAAATACCACTTCATCAGAGAAGCGgaaacaaatatgaagataCGACTTGAGTACTGCCCGACAGAAGATCAAATTGCAGATATCTTCACAAAGGCCTTACcaagaccaagatttgaacttctacgcgctatgcttggagttaccgaatttgcatcaaggaggagtattaaagtataatgcaaattctagaagaatctaaaaaaatataagatagagttattgaaatgtaaagaaacttctagagtattggagaaaagcctaggatagaaagaaaaatcaagaacattcaactatgtagaaaaatctagaagtatttgcattagttctagctaggagtttctagaataatctatgggactataaatacccatgtatcctaccattttGTAACATAAAGAACAACTAACACgacatccaatacaactactctcaactacaaatacacttctccaactactactttcacactctactatctacacattttctctatcccttcaactatcccttTCACAACCTTGAATTACTATCAGGGATAATTAAGTTAGAAAAAGTCTTTCATTCCTCAGCCGAAAAATAAGACTATTATCTTGTTGTCTTTCACCAAACCATGATATTGctgcatgtatatatataaaacctaGCACAAGGTGATATACACCAGAAGCAGAGCATAAGAGTGTAGGACTAAGTAGCAACAACCATGAAAAGTTTACATTGTTTATTGGTGTTTTCTTTAGGAATTTTCATCCAAGTCAGTTACTGTCATAGCAGCATTACAACATGCTTGCCTCAGAACCATACTGCACTATTCATACTCGGAGATTCATTATTTGATAATGGAAACAACAACTACATCAACACCACCACCTCTTACCAAGCAAATTATTATCCCTATGGTCAAACTTTCTTCAAATACCCCTCTGGCAGATTTTCTGATGGACGCATGATACCAGATGTCGTTGGTATGCACATTTTATTTCTTCTGCTTTAGCTTTCACTTGAGTTTTGCTTGTGTTCTTGATGTTGCAGAAAATTGCTTCATTATCATCAGTTCTTGTATTCACTTGGTGCACTTgcattaactagtttatgtttCTTAGCTGAACTTGCCAAGTTGCCAATACTACCACCATATCTGCATCCGGGTCGGGTTGAACACGTCTATGGTGTCAATTTTGCTTCAGGAGGTGCAGGTGCTCTGCGTGAAACCGCTCAAGGATTCGTAAGACAAAGatcatcattatatatatatatatatatatatatatatatatatatatatatatatatatatatatatatatataagtttcaGTAAATTCTGTCATAGAAAAGAGTGTATGACTTAATTTTAGGCATTCATCATACATCATAGTTTTAGTTAGGTAGTTAATAAACAGTGTTATACTGATGTAACCTTGACTGATATTTAATGCCTTTATGTAGGTTATAGACCTCAAAACTCAggtaagttatttaaaaaatctgaAGAATGTGTTTAGTAAGAGACTGGGAAAAGCAATAGCAGAGGAAATTGTGTCAAAATCAGTGTACTTGATTAGCATTGGATCCAATGACTATGGCTCCCTTCTCAACCCAGACTCAAATCCTGTGTTTCCTCCTGGTAATCATCAAGGGTTTGTAGATTCTGTCATTGGAAACCTCACAGATGCCATAACAGTAAGAACAAACTTTTACTTgaactttatattttcttcaatttataattcGAAAAGGATTTTTTGATATAAATCTTTAGTTTTattcaacttttaattttagaaatacatTGAATCACCATGGAATGAAATTTCTCATTAAACTACTATAGTGATTGAAAATTAAGGGATTAAAGTATAGGAACCAAAAGTTTGATAATTTTTGAAAGatattggaaaaaataaataaaattaaacctaTATTTTCCTAACCCTAATGTTGGTATGATATAATTTTAGGAAATTTATAGTCTTGGAGGaagaaaatttggatttgttaATGTGGGTGCAATAGGTTGTTCACCTGGCATAAGGGTTTTGGTGAATAATGGAAGCACATGCTTTGAAGAAGTATTAGCCATCGCAAGACTACACAACACTGCACTCTTAAAAAGGATTCCTGAGCTAGAGAAACAACTCAAGGGATTCAAATATTCAATCACTGATTTCTATTCTGCATCTCTTGAAGTGCTGAACAATCCTACAAAATATGGTATTCCAAAAGCCTATATgttccattttaatttttttcttgtgacATACTGTGATCACTGTTTTTCCTCTGTCTTTATGAAGGTTTCAAAGAAACTATTGTGGCATGTTGTGGAGGTGGACCTTACAGAGGAGATGGTAGCTGTGGAGGGAGGAAAGGAATCAAAGAATACGAGTTATGTAACAATGTCGATGAACATGTGTACTTCGATTCTATTCATCTTACTGACAGAGCTAGCCAGCATTTTGGAGAGCTTATATGGAATGGAAATCACACTGTCACAAGCCCTTACAATCTCAAACAgctatttgaattttaaactttcAATATATAGACATAAAGCAAGACATAACATCACGATGTATTTGTTTCCACATGTAATAATAAGATGTTTGAGCTGGCTAAATAAAACACCATTCATGAAAACTtcaatatgtattattatttaaataaatttaatttaatttgatattttgagtaatttttttattatgaacattttatatttttatatttaattatagtcCATGATGCATGATATGATACGTGTATCGGATACGACACGTATCTGacacaaaaatatgtttattttaataatagtaGGATACGATAcgttatatatgtatattgaaaaatgtacaatatattttaaaaatatgacaaatatattaatgttattgtttgcatccaaattaaaatcacaaatactaaagttgtcaacataaaaattataaattattgtcatcttaaaagtacactacaagaaaatcttcaattagaaactaattttagaaACCCAAAATAGTTTAGTCAttgtagtgaccaatttaaataccaattacaaaattaaaaattattggttattaaaatagtcactatgataaataaaaaattataattggtcactaattaattagagactaatttagaaactaattcattttggtagtcaaaacttaGAAAGTTAATTTTGAGTGACCAATTTCCTTCGGTAGCTAAAACCATGGATGTAATTTTAAAGgctaatttagtgaccaattatgtttttttattcataatagtgactattttaataactaataacttttagttttgtaaattggtatttatattggtcactatagttactaataattattggtcactatttaaaagttttcttgtagtagtattgttgttttatttattagatatttcACTAATAAATATTGACAAAGTATCCTAAATTATCATATGCAAATGCGTGTCATACACAGATACATGATCCAAATTGAAGTATCGATACTTCAtagtttatagtatataaaaaaagtatgtaagttttgtacaaaaacaaataattgaaacataatattttaataaaaaatatgtataattactgatttggtactCCAACTTTTTGGGTTTGTTAAATTTGGTACCCGAACTCtagaaatgttcaatttggtacccaaattttttaaatgggtTCATTTTAGTACCTTCTGTTAAATACTACTTAACGTCGTTTGACTTCTATTGAGGTGGCACAATGCAACAGAAATGTGGCAAAAATCAGGGTTGCACACGTGGATTTATGGTAAAAAAACTCGCACCTTTTGTAATGACTTTACCAATATTTTAAGGTTGGAACTTTACTTTAAGTCTTTGATATGTATTGTGTTACTGTGTtgtttgttttggatttgtatgtCTGTTTAGTTATCCAAAACAACTGATTTCTTTTGTTTGATATCCAAAGTCTGTTATCCAAAGCTATGAACAATGTCCTCTTTATATCATATTTGATGTTTAATGAATTTGTGCCAACTTATTCGACTGTTGTTCAAATTTATagtcatttattataattacataacatttaacatttcaaataccAGAAAAGAAATACAGAACTTTGACAGATGATTCAGATTT
Coding sequences:
- the LOC114165155 gene encoding GDSL esterase/lipase 1-like; protein product: MKSLRCLLVFSLGIFIQVSYCHSSITTCLPQNHTALFILGDSLFDNGNNNYINTTISYQANYYPYGQTFFKYPSGRFSDGRMIPDVVAELAKLPILPPYLHPGRVEHVYGVNFASGGAGALRETAQGFVIDLKTQVSYLKNLKNVFSKRLGKAIAEEIVSKSVYLISIGSNDYGSLLNPDSNPVFPPGNHQGFVDSVIGNLTDAITEIYSLGGRKFGFVNVGAIGCSPGIRVLVNNGSTCFEEVLAIARLHNTALLKRIPELEKQLKGFKYSITDFYSASLEVLNNPTKYGFKETIVACCGGGPYRGDGSCGGRKGIKEYELCNNVDEHVYFDSIHLTDRASQHFGELIWNGNHTVTSPYNLKQLFEF